The genomic stretch GGATTGTACTTCACCATCTTTTGAAGGTTTAGTAGCATTAGGTGAAGATAATAAAGGGTCATGGGTAGCACGATGGTTAAGAATCGATTCATTTACAGCTGGATTATATGCTGTCAAAGTGAATGGGAAATTACCACCTTCAATAATTGCTGAATTGGAAGAACAAAATGTGATATATCGACCAAGAGATGGCTCAGCTGAGGATTAACAATGGTTTATAAAAATCTAAAAGGTCTTTAATTACAGCATACCAGAGGTCCTTGAAATACGTATAAGTGCATCGtgtattatttgtttttttttttttgtaaagttatttaatataaattaGTTTTCTATAAAGTTGTTTCAAGaga from Candida albicans SC5314 chromosome 5, complete sequence encodes the following:
- a CDS encoding transcription elongation factor (Ortholog(s) have rDNA binding activity); translation: MSSRSERACMLCGIIQPMKSFIDYGCPNCESLLHYQYNDNKQVQDCTSPSFEGLVALGEDNKGSWVARWLRIDSFTAGLYAVKVNGKLPPSIIAELEEQNVIYRPRDGSAED